GTGGGTACTCCTCAAGATCCCTGGTTGTCACGCCCGGCCGGTGGCCGGGCGTCCTGGCGCCTGGTCGCCGGCCATGGTGTTCCCGACCAAGATCGGGACCAGGGAGGCCGTCGCCCCACGACGATTCGTGGAGAGGGCGCGCGAGGTCGACCGCACGAGGCGGTCGCCAGTTGGCCAGTGTACGCCCCTGCCCGCCCACCGGGCTGCCGGGTGCGCGCCACCGCCCGCCTCGGCGGCTCAGCCGGCCCGGGGCGGTGGCTCTGAGCCTCAGCTCAGCCGGCTGCCAGCGCGGCGGCGACGAAGAGCACCAGGCCGACGGTCAGGTAGGCCGTCGGTGGACGCAACCAGCCCCGACCGCTGTCGGAGAGCGCCAGACCGCCGGTTCGTAGCCCATACAGCCCGGTTGCGAAGATCGGCAGCCCGGAGACCAGGAAGATGCCCACCACCACGTTCCCGGCGGACAGCGGGTCGCTGGTCACCCCGTCGAGCAGCACCCGCAGCGCCGGGATCTCGAAGATCAGCACCAGCAGGGCGAAGAGCACCGCCAGCGCCGGGCGGCGGGTGCGGTAGACGCCATCGGCCGCCGGCGGATACACCGGTTGCTCCGCCGCCGGCAGCTCACCGCCCCGGGGGCCGACCGGCGGCATCGGGCCGGTCGGCATCTCCAGCGGGTGCGGCTGGTCGCCGCCGCGGGCCGGGTCGACGATCGGGTACCCGCCGAGCGGGCCGGGACGAGTCTGGTCGGCGAGCGCACCGGCCGGCGGATCGCCGGCGGACGTCCCCTCGCGGGCGGCGGTCAGTGGTGAGCCCGTCGAAGCCGCATCCCGGGCCCGGCGACCGGGCAGCTCACCGGAGACCTCCGAGGGGTCGCGGTCCGCCCGTCGCGAGCGGGCTGCCCGGTAACCGTCGGCCTCCGGTCGGGCGTCACCCAGCGGGTCGACCGCCGCGAACCGCCCGGAGTCCGGCTCGGACGCACCGAAGCGGCCCGGCTGGGCGCTGACGGCACCGAAGCGCCCGGAGTCCGGCTCCGGACCGAAGCGACCGGTGCCGGTGTCCTCGCCGTAGCGACCCTCGTCGGCGCCGCGCTGATCGGGAACCCGGACCTCGTCGTCCCGGTACCGCGGTTCGCCCGCGCCGCGCCACTCCGACTCGCCGTAGCCGCGACCCCGCTCGTCGGGGTACCAGCGCGACTCCTGATCTTCCGGAAAGCTCCGTCGTCCGTCCACGTCCGGCACCGTATGCGACGGACTCCCGCCGCGCCATTTCAGCCCGGCGCCCGCCTCATCTGACGAGCCGCGGTCAGGTCGTCGGTGATCAGCCTTAGCACAGGGCCGGGTTGATCGGTTGGTCGTCCACAGGGCACCCGTTGTCCACAGGTGGCCGATGTCGGGGTCGCGGCGTTCGGACCTCGGCGGGCACTGTGCCGGCCATGACGAAGCGGAACCAGGCGGTCGGCGCGTACGGCGAGCGCTGTGCGACGCGGCACCTGATCGGGGCGGGGCTGCGCCCGGTCGCCCGAAACTGGCGCTGCCCGGACGGAGAGATCGACATCATCGCCTGGGACGGGCCCGTGCTCGCGTTCTGCGAGGTGAAGACCCGCCGGGGCGACACCTTCGGCACCCCGGCCGAGGCCGTGGTTCCCGCCAAGGCGCGGCGACTGCGCGGGCTCGCGGCGCGCTGGCTGGCCGAGACCGGGACGACCGCCGAGGAGGTGCGGTTCGACGTGCTGTCGGTGCGGCTGCCCGACGCCGGTCCCGCCCGGGTCGATCACCTCAAGGGTGCGTTCTGACATGCGCGCTCCGGGAGGTCGGGGGGCGCCATGAGTTACGCGAAGGTGCTCTCCGTAGGGCTGGTCGGCGTCACCGGTCACCTGGTCGAGGTGGAGGCCGATCTCGCCGCCGGCCTGCCGGCCGTGGTGATCTCCGGGCTGCCGGACACCGCCCTGCACGAGGCCCGCGACCGGGTACGGGCCGCCGTGGTCAACTCCGGCCAACGGTGGCCCAACCGGCGGATCACCCTGAACCTGCTGCCGGCGACGCTGCCGAAGTTCGGCTCCGCGTTCGACCTGGCCATCGCCGCCGCCCTGCTGGGCGGCTCGGGTGAGCTGCCGCTGCTCCCCCTGGAGGGGGTGGTCGTCCTCGGCGAACTGGGGCTGGACGGGACCGTCCGTCCGGTACGCGGGGTTCTGCCGATGGTCGCCGCCGCCGCCCGGGAGGGCGTCGGTCGGGTGATCGTCCCGGCCGGCAACGCCGCCGAGGCCGCCGTCATCCCGGGGATACGGGTTCGGGCGGTGGACACGCTGCACCGGCTTGTCGCCTTCGTCCGGGACGGCAGCCCGCTTATCGAACCACCGGCCGAAACCCCGGCACCGGTCACCGACGGCCCGGACCTGTCCGAGGTGGCCGGGCAGCGGTTGGGCAAACGCGCGCTGGAGGTGGCCGCCGCCGGCGGGCACCACGTGGCGCTGCTCGGCCCACCGGGCGCCGGCAAGACGATGCTCGCCGAGCGGCTGCCGTCGATCCTGCCCGAGCTGGACGACGAGGCGGCCCTCGAGGTGACCGCGCTGCACTCGATCGCCGGGCTGCTGCCACCCGGCGGCCGGTTGCTGCGCCGCCCGCCGCTCCAGGCGCCACACCACACGGCGACCGTGCCGTCGCTGGTCGGCGGCGGTTCAGGGCTGGCCCGGCCCGGCGCGGTGTCGCTGGCCCACCGCGGGGTCCTCTTCCTGGACGAGGCGCCGGAGTTCAGCAAGGGCGCACTGGAGGCGCTGCGCCAGCCGCTGGAGCACGGCCGCGTCAAGCTGGCCCGCAGCGGCGGCGGCACCGAATATCCGGCCCGAACCCAACTGGTGCTGGCGGCCAACCCATGCCCGTGCGCCAAGCCCGCCGGGGACGCGCACTGCGAGTGCACCCCGCTCGTCCGCCGCCGATACCTGGGCCGGCTCTCCGGGCCACTGCTCGACCGGATCGACGTTCAGGTGCGGCTGATGCCGGTGCGGGCGGCCGAGCTGATGGCGGCGGAGACCGATGCGGAGTCCTCCGCCACGGTCGCCGCGCGGGTGGTGGCGGCCCGTCAGACGGCGGCCGCCCGCTGGGCGCGTCTCGGCCGGCGGCTCAACGCGGAGGTGGGCGGCCCGCACCTGCGCCGGCCGCCGTGGCGGCTGCCCGCCCGCGACACTGCCGAGCTGCGTGGACGGCTCGACTCCGGCTCCCTGTCGGCGCGCGGCTTCGACCGGGTGATCCGGATGGCATGGACGATCGCGGATCTGGACGGCCGGGACCGGCCGGACCGCGAGGACGTCCGGGAGGCGATCCAACTGCGGACGGGAGAGGCGACGTGAGCGCTGACGAGGAAGGCCGGCTGGCCCGGGTCGCGCTGACCTGGCTGGCCGAGCCGGGCACCCGTGCGGTGCATCGGCTGGTCCAGCGGCTCGGCCCGGTGGCGGCGCTGGATCTGCTGCTCGACGGCGGGAGCCCGGACGGCTGGCTGCACACCACGGTCGCCGCCCGGACGGCCGCCGCCGACGCCCGGGCGGTGGCAGCCGAGGCACTGGACCGGGCGGAGCGCCTCGGCGCCCGGCTGGTCACGCCCGACGACGACGAGTGGCCGGCGCGGGTGGCCGGCCTGGCCACCCTCCAGCTGCCAGACGTCACCCGGCGGGTGGACGTCGAGACCGCGCCGCCGCTCTGCTTCTGGGTCCGTGGGAGCTGGCCGCTGGGCGAGGCGCTGGACCGCTCGGTGGCCGTGGTCGGGGCGCGGGCGGCCACCGGGTACGGCCAGCACGTCGCCACGGAGTTGGGGTACGGGCTGGCCGAGCGGGACTGGACGGTGGTCTCCGGCGGCGCGTTCGGCATCGACGCGGCGGCCCACCGCGGCGCCCTCAACGCCGGCGGGCTGACCGTCGCGGTGCTGGCCTGCGGACTGGACCGGCCATACCCGATGGGCAACACCGCGCTCTTCGACCGGATCGCCGACACCGGGCTGCTGGTCAGCGAGTGGCCGCCCGGCGCCGAGCCGCTGCGACCCCGGTTCCTGATCCGCAACCGGGTCATCGCCGGCGGCACCCTCGGCACCGTCGTGGTGGAGGCGTCCGCCCGCAGCGGTGCGACGCAGACCGCTCGGCGGGCCATCTACACCGGCCGGGCGGCCATGGTGGTGCCCGGACCGGTGACCTCGGCGATGTCCGTCGGCGCGCACGAACTGCTCCGCGAGTTCCCGAAGGCTCGCCTCGTCACCGGGGTGGCGCACGTACTCGAGGAGGTGGGCCGGATCGGCGCGGACCTGGCGCCGCCGGCCCGGGGCCCGCAGCGACCGGCCGACGAGCTGGACGACGACGCTCGGTCGCTGTTGGAGGCGCTACCTCGTCGGGGCGCGCAGGGCGTGGACGCGCTGGCCGCCCGGGCCGGCGTCGAGGTGCGCACCGCGCTGCGCAAACTGTCCCTCCTGGAGGAGTTGTCCCTGGTGGTCCGGCGCGACGACGGCTACGTTCTCGCCCCGCCGGCCCGACCGAAGCGCGCGACGACCGCCAACCCGACACCGACCTGACCGGTACCGACGAAACGGCGCTGTCGCGGCCGGCGGTACGCGACGCGCCGCCGTAGGCTGATTGCCGTGCCAACTGTCAGCGGGGGTGCGCCGGCCCATCGACCGGCCCGCACCACGGCGCCGCCGACCTGGCGGCGATGAGCGGGCCTGCCCGGGGCACCCGGGCCACCCACCAGGCGCTGCCGCCAGAGCTGCGCGACGCGGTGGACGACTTCGCCGACCACCTGTCCCGAGTCCGCAACCGGTCGGCGCACACCGTCCGCGCGTACGTCACCGACCTGGTCTCGCTGCTCGACCATGCCGTTCGGATGGGCTGTGTCGAGCTGGCCGAGCTGGACCTGTCGGTGCTACGCAGCTGGCTGGCCCGGCAGCGGACGACCGGCGCCGCCCGCACGTCCCTGGCGCGGCGGGCCGCGTCGGCGCGAGCGTTCAGCGCCTGGGCACACCGCGCCGGGCTGCTCCCCGCCGACGTGGGTGCCGCACTGGCCAGCCCTCGCGCCCATCGGGAACTGCCCACCGTCCTGCGCGCCGACCAGGCCGCCGCCCTGGTCGAGGCACCAACCCGGCTGCCCCCCGCTTCCACACCGAAGGAGCGGGCAACGGCTGAGCCGCCGGACGCGGCCGAGCCCGGCCCGGCGGAAGGGGCGGCGGTCGAGGCGGTACGACTGCGCGACCGGGTGCTGCTGGAACTGCTCTACGCCACCGGCGTGCGGATCAGCGAGGCCTGCGGGTTGGACGTCGGGGACGTCGACCACGGCCGCCGGGTGATCCGGGTGTTCGGCAAGGGCGGTCGGGAGCGCTCGGTGCCGTACGGGGTGCCCGCGCAGCGCGCACTCGACGACTGGCTGCGGCGGGGCCGCCCGGCGCTGGTTGGCGTCCGCTCGGGCGACGCGCTGCTGCTCGGTGCCCGGGGCGGCCGACTCAACCCGACCACCGCGCGCCAGATCGTCGGCGGGTACGCCGAGGCCACCGGCCTCCCCCGCACCAGCCCGCACGGGTTGCGCCACTCCGCCGCCACCCACCTCTTGGAGGGCGGCGCCGACCTGCGCGCGGTGCAGGAACTGCTGGGCCACTCGTCGCTGGCCAGCACGCAGATCTACACGCACGTCTCGGTGGAGCGGCTGCGCGCCGCCTACCGCCAGGCCCACCCGCGCGCCTGACTCACTCAGCGTTGATCGACCGACGGTTACGATCATCGGGTGAGCGTCCCGCAGCCTCCCGAGCCGATCCCGGGCGCCCGCCTGCTCTTCTCCCTCGACCCGGCGGTCAGCCACCTGAACCACGGTTCGTTCGGCGCGGTGCCGATCGGCGTGCAGCGAGCCCAGCAGCGGCTGCGCGACGAGATGGAGGCCAACCCGCTGCGCTTCTTCACCCAGGGGCTGGTCGACCG
Above is a window of Micromonospora coriariae DNA encoding:
- a CDS encoding YraN family protein, translated to MTKRNQAVGAYGERCATRHLIGAGLRPVARNWRCPDGEIDIIAWDGPVLAFCEVKTRRGDTFGTPAEAVVPAKARRLRGLAARWLAETGTTAEEVRFDVLSVRLPDAGPARVDHLKGAF
- a CDS encoding YifB family Mg chelatase-like AAA ATPase; amino-acid sequence: MSYAKVLSVGLVGVTGHLVEVEADLAAGLPAVVISGLPDTALHEARDRVRAAVVNSGQRWPNRRITLNLLPATLPKFGSAFDLAIAAALLGGSGELPLLPLEGVVVLGELGLDGTVRPVRGVLPMVAAAAREGVGRVIVPAGNAAEAAVIPGIRVRAVDTLHRLVAFVRDGSPLIEPPAETPAPVTDGPDLSEVAGQRLGKRALEVAAAGGHHVALLGPPGAGKTMLAERLPSILPELDDEAALEVTALHSIAGLLPPGGRLLRRPPLQAPHHTATVPSLVGGGSGLARPGAVSLAHRGVLFLDEAPEFSKGALEALRQPLEHGRVKLARSGGGTEYPARTQLVLAANPCPCAKPAGDAHCECTPLVRRRYLGRLSGPLLDRIDVQVRLMPVRAAELMAAETDAESSATVAARVVAARQTAAARWARLGRRLNAEVGGPHLRRPPWRLPARDTAELRGRLDSGSLSARGFDRVIRMAWTIADLDGRDRPDREDVREAIQLRTGEAT
- the dprA gene encoding DNA-processing protein DprA, translating into MDDRGSGRPGPAGPRGRPGGDPTADGRGDVSADEEGRLARVALTWLAEPGTRAVHRLVQRLGPVAALDLLLDGGSPDGWLHTTVAARTAAADARAVAAEALDRAERLGARLVTPDDDEWPARVAGLATLQLPDVTRRVDVETAPPLCFWVRGSWPLGEALDRSVAVVGARAATGYGQHVATELGYGLAERDWTVVSGGAFGIDAAAHRGALNAGGLTVAVLACGLDRPYPMGNTALFDRIADTGLLVSEWPPGAEPLRPRFLIRNRVIAGGTLGTVVVEASARSGATQTARRAIYTGRAAMVVPGPVTSAMSVGAHELLREFPKARLVTGVAHVLEEVGRIGADLAPPARGPQRPADELDDDARSLLEALPRRGAQGVDALAARAGVEVRTALRKLSLLEELSLVVRRDDGYVLAPPARPKRATTANPTPT
- a CDS encoding tyrosine recombinase XerC — protein: MSGPARGTRATHQALPPELRDAVDDFADHLSRVRNRSAHTVRAYVTDLVSLLDHAVRMGCVELAELDLSVLRSWLARQRTTGAARTSLARRAASARAFSAWAHRAGLLPADVGAALASPRAHRELPTVLRADQAAALVEAPTRLPPASTPKERATAEPPDAAEPGPAEGAAVEAVRLRDRVLLELLYATGVRISEACGLDVGDVDHGRRVIRVFGKGGRERSVPYGVPAQRALDDWLRRGRPALVGVRSGDALLLGARGGRLNPTTARQIVGGYAEATGLPRTSPHGLRHSAATHLLEGGADLRAVQELLGHSSLASTQIYTHVSVERLRAAYRQAHPRA